TCTTTCTGATTGTGGGTGTACTGGATTTTAGAACGTACTGTGACACATAAAATTAGTCTCTGAGTTCACAGCAGATGTTTCCAGTCCAAAGGCTTGTTTTATCCAAGTGATTAACGTTTTGAAAGACTGACAGGTAGAGGAAGTAAAGAAGATGACACTGTCAATTAAATTGGGAGTTTACGAGGGTGTAGTGACAGGTTTGGAATGTGTTCTTATGGATGTTAGGACTGACCATCCACAATATCAAAATGAtaggttttaaccatgttttgaggctatatagtttttgcttacatttactttgtttacaaacattggagtaaaacaaactaATATTTAGAGTTCTGAGTGGTATATTACGAAGCAAGATAGACTtttataaagctagccagcttcagttagcttcacattccagctcagccTTCATCTGTACTACGATGGTGGATATTGCTTGTCTGCCTGCtgctaactctagcaggctttAACTGCGTGTGCACGTCACACATGTCTAGTCAAAGGTCGAACTCTTCactgagacaatgctgaaacatgaatCCATGCGGAAATTTAAACGAAAGAAAAGTTATTTAGCAAATCCAAcaggctatggtgtgaaataggctttTAAAAGTACagtctttattttatttgttatcgTTAATGCCGTCTTTTGTGTGCTTATCCGGGGGGGGGGGAAGGTATAAATTCCAAGACTGAAACTTACGTCGATCTCGGATCGATTGTCTAACCTCCCCTTTCATGTAAGAAAGTCATGACCATCATGCTTTTATGGAAAGAGGATAATTTGGTACATTTAGTAAACTGCGAGTTTAACCAATTCCAGTCCCCTCGCTTAGGGGGTCCAGAGTCCTCCCTGGGATAATTTTTATGTAGAAGGAATAAAAGCTCAGTTGTGGTAACtttttaaaaggacattctactccaaaatgtATGATGCTGcaccatctaaaatataatttccacCTCTAGAAATCGTCCCAATAACATATTGGTAAAAATGATTTTAACATAATGGACCATGCACATAGCCTAtgcatggtctatattattagATGTGCTATTAGCCAAGAAGCATCATcacctgtagcctactgtaactgaCGCAGCATAGGGGCTATAAAATTATGTACATATGATGAAGCATGTGGCTTCTCCATCTGCATTTACCCCATTGGACACAAAATCCTGATTGTTATTATTaatcatttattttattataaataTTAATAAATACactgtattcggaaagtattcagacccttccctttttacacattttgttacattacagccttattctaaaatgtattaaatacattttttcctcatcatacctcataatgacaaagcaaagttataaaaaaatattttagcaaatttaatcaaattaaaaaacagataccttaataccttaagtattcagaccctttgctatgatactcgaaattgagctcaggtgcatcctgtttccaatgatcctccttgagatgtttctgcaacttgattggagtccacctgtggtaaaatcaattggaaaggcacacacctgtctagataaggtcccaCCATTGAcggttcatgtcagagcaaaaaccaagccatgaggtcaaaggaattgtccgcacagctccgagacaagatggtgtcgaggcacagatctggggaaggctaccaaaatatgtctgcagcattgaaggtccccaagaacacagtggcctccatcattcatggatggaagaagtttggaaccaccaagactcttcctagagctggccgcccggccaaactgagcaatcgtggaagaagggccttggtcagggaggtgaacaagaacccgattgtggagatgagagaaccttccagaaggacaaccatccagcattccaccaatcaggcctttatgataagatggccagacggaagccactcctcagtaaaaggcacacgacagcctgcttggaatttgccaaaagcacctaaaggacttagaccatgagaaacaagattctctagtctgatgtaaccaatattgaacaatttggcctgaatgccaagcgtcacgtctggaggaaacttggcaccatccttactgtgaagcatggtggtggcagcatcatgctgtggggatgtttttcagcggcagggactgggagactagtcaggattgtgtgaaagatgaacggagcaaagagatccttgatgaaaacctgctccagagcgcgcaggacctcagactggggcaaaggttcaccttccaacaggacaacgactttaagcacaaagccaagacaatgcaggagtggcttcgggacaggtctctgaatgtccttgagtggccgagccagagcccggacttgaacccgatcaaacatctctggagagacctgaaaatagctgtgcagcgacgctccccatccaacctgacagagcttgagaggatctgcagagaagaatgggagaaactccccaaatagaggtgtgccaagctggtagcgtcatacccaacaagactcaaggctgtaatcgctggagaaggtgcttcaacaaaatactcagtaaagggtctgaatacttatgtaaatgtgatatttgtattaaaaaaaattgctttgtcattatggggtattgtgtgtagattggtgaggatacatttctattttagaataaggctgtaacgtaacaaaatgtggaaaaagtcaagggttctgaatactttctgaatgcactgtacgtcTATGGTTGCGGCTGTTACAAATGTGAAAATACAATCGCAAGTTTGCAAAGCGAATGCTGTCATTACTACTTATATGTAATATGATaggtatttaaaaaaatgacacaaaaaacatttgattaatacaaatatttaaatcAGTCAGCTTCCTCAAATGGAGGGGATGATGACAATCTTGGCAGGGAGGGTATCTGATTTAATTATTCCTCAACTTTTGGCTCAGACAGTTCATTCAGGATATCATTTGTTGCCGATTATTCAGAGGATTTGACCAAGGTTACCTCGCCAACTCCTCAAACCTGATTTGTAGTATAGGGCTCTGAAGTggcacaacagttgaactaatcaaatgaggcatttataagttcttTCTTCAAGAATCAAATGGGTATATATTGTTAACTTAAGCCCAaaaaaattgatgtagcaactgcagatttcccCCAGATTGGAATGGTGTATTTGGGCTGCTACACTCAAATCCATATCATATGGCAAGAACATTCCGGCCAGACTACCTTACAGTAAGTAAGTGGTTCAAAGTCAACACTAACAACTCAACTCACAATCATTAAACATTAGATTGGTTGGTAGGAATGTAAGGGTGAGGGTGGGGGGGCTGGAGTCAATAGTAATCCCTCTGGTATAGGGGTAGGGGGAATTGAATACAGTTGATACAGTCTATTGTACCTACAGAGAACTGTTGGTCCCGCTGGAGTGCAGAAGCCTCTTCAACAGGTCGACTTTAACACAGTTCTCCAGGGCTCTGCAGAGCCGGCCCACGGTGCAGCCCACACAGCCCTCCTTCATCCTCCAGCGCTCCAGCATCTGGTGCACCTTTTCAGGCAGCCCGTCACGTTGGTAGTCATGGTCGAtggtctccacctccacctcgcTCAGGCCCAGACGACGGGCGCAGCGCTTCCAGTCCTTCCCGATGTTATCTCTCAGGAGATCCAGGTGCTCCTCAGTCACAGCCTGGTCCTCTGAACACGGGAAAGGACACAACAGAACATATTGTATAACATGAAAGTTAAAGCCCTTTTCTGTGATATTAACAAGGGTTTTTTGATAATTTACTGTCAATTAATGATACATACCCATTGACTGTtgaataatataatgtataaattcCCCATGGTCTTAGTTTAACTATCCAACCAAATTATAACCccaaatatatactgaacaaaaaatataaacagaacatgcaacaatttcaaagattttactgagttacagttcaaatgaggaaatcagtcaattgaaataaattcattcggcactaatctatggatttcacaactgggaatacagatatgcatctgttggtcatagataccTTATAAAAAATGGGCCTCTTTAATGGGCAACAGGATCTCATCACTGTATTTTTtgcgcattcaaattgccatcgataaaatacaattgtgttcgttgtccgtagcttaagcctgcccataccataaccccaccgccaccatgaggcactctattcacaacgttgacattagcaaaccgctCGGCCACACGACACCatgcacatggtctgcggttgtgaggtcggttggacatactgccaaattctctaaaacaacgttggaggcggcttatggttgagaaataaacattacattctctgggaatagttctggtggacattcctgcagtcagcgtgccaattgcacacttcctcaaaacttgagacatctgtggcattatgttgtgtgacaaaactgcacattttagagtggcctttgctgtttaatcagcttcttaatatgccacacctgtcaggtggatggattattttggcaaaggagaaatgctctctaacagggatgtaaacaaatttgtgcacaaaatttgagagaaataagctttttgtgcatatggaacatttctgggatctattatttcagctcattaaacatgggactCAGACTTTACAAGTTGCGTTaataattttgttcagtgtaaatttgTAAACAAACAATGCATAGATTAATGGTTTTATGGTACATTTTGTGGTTCCCTTCCTTAACCAGATGAGCATAGAACCCCTCTGTTGTGGCCAAATGCAAAATCTGTGACTAGTAGAAAACATGACATAGAGAAATAGGAAGCTGATGTCTATTTTCAGGAAGTAGGCTCGTCTTTGCAGGATGTAGTCTACTCTTACCGTACATCTGCAGGTTTTCTTTGAGCAGAGAGAGTGAGTTGGCCCCGTtggagagagagctggttaaGCTGTTGTAGGACTCATGACCCCTGATGCTGAGTGTGTTGTTGCTGCCTATCTGGATCCCACTGGCGTTCTGGATAAACAGGCCTGCTgcaacacacatgtacacacaaatACAACGTTTCTCATAAATGCCTTCCTGATTGAATTGCTAGATAGCTGTCATGTTGACTGTGGAATCTACATAAGCTGTAGACTAGCTGTAGTAATGGTGATACAAGTATCAAGCACTGTAATCTTTGTGCATCATCCCTACCTGGGTCTTGTGGAGGTCCAACCTTGGCACCCGAGTTCAGGCGCAGCCCTGCAGTGAGGTCTGGGGCAGCTGACTCTGGCACTGGGTAGGCTGGCCAGGACTGGAGGCGGTCATACTGGGCGTAGGGATATTGCTGCTGGGGGGAGTACTTGCCCTGGCTCAGAGATGGGCTGCTGGTGGACTCAGGGATGTGGCTTGACAGCTGGTGTCTTGGTGTGGTAGTAATGGAGGGGGCCGCCGACTCGTACAGGCCTAGgtcagagagatggaggagggggtccATCTCCACGCTGCTGGGCTGGACGGCCTGGGTTTTGGTCCAAGACTGGACAGAGGACACTGGGGGCTGAGAGGGCCTGAGGTCTGGGAGGCCTCTGGTGGAAGTGAGGTCCTGTGAGGAGAGGCGCTGTGGGGAGGCAGGGTGAGGGTAGGGGCTGAATTCAGGCTGGTCCATCCGGCAGTAGCTGCCGAAATTGTGGTACTCCAACTCCTGGGCTAATTTGCTGACCAGTTTGAGCTCCATCCCCGAGGGGGTGCTGATGGGGCCGAGGGCCCGGGCATCTGGCTGGATTAGGGAAGGCTCATAGGGAAGGAAGAGGTTCAGGTCCTCAATGCTAGCCTCCACTGGACCAGCTTCTATACGGACAGCCCCAGCACTGTCTGAGCTCAGCAAGGGAGCTGGCCGGTCTATAGTGAGAAGAGGTAGAGGGTTCATTTTTAAAAGACGAATTCTAAATTGAGATCCATGTGGATTACTTGTTAACTTCGTATAAATGGTTTACTGGTGAGAATGAGAGATTTGAACGAAAAACCTAAATACGGGCAAAGATCTCAAGTTCGGGTCTTAGTTAGGGCTGtcacggtgaccgtattaccgccacaccggcggtcacgagtcatgactgcAGTAGAATTCCAtccatatttttttcttcacattttcaaacagttcatttatattttccaatggggcAATACATTTGGGTGAAGTTTTTTCCTCGCATGAATAGCATCGTATCACTGCcagaaataaaattaaaccatctagtgttcagcgaaataacaacacaatgtcaaatacaggtagcctagtcaaatagtTAACAttaatcacattaaccgttactctctcacaggaattccactaacggtccatatgtagccaaatgtagctgctgctcattccgtttgctcaaaAATGGAGACAcaaaccagctctactggtagtactgctactaccagcagtactacacctgcacctgtcgatgacacaagttgttctgcttccacaagcacatccaatgctagcatcagtaattctacatttattgttagcccagctagcatggacactgactgttgtgaatctgatgcagccgaagagctactgcccccgaACAaaagacagggacgttggaccattgaAGAGGCACAAATATAATGAGAGCTACACATATATTGGgaatagtgcctttcctcagccacagtgtgttatatgtgcaaaagtactatctcacaactcaatgaaaccttcactcctgcacagacatttagaaacaaaacatgccaatttgaaaaataagccacaggagtttttttgagcgagaattaagacgacctttgtgtagtaagacatgtataaaagccacagataccattaataagaaggggctagaaaattattatatggtgagctactgagtggctaggacaggctagccccatactattgtggaggacttaattcttcctgctgctgcaGATATGGcttggacaatgctgggggaaaaggccccaaAAAACTATATAGATAATGCCTTcaacaaacaacactgtttcacgatgcatcagtgacatggaaggagatgttttgaaacaattactgcttcgcatacaagccagtgaattctatgcgttacagctgggtgagtcaacagacgtggtgggactggcacagctcctggtatatgtccgttacatttATGGGTGGTCATTTAAAGAAGaaatcctcttctgcaaaccactggaaacacaGGACAACAGGAAAGGATTTTTTTAAAgaactggacagctttgtgacatcaaatggactttggcggtcaagatgtgttggtatctgtactgattccgcaaaagccatgacagggagacatagtggagtggtaacgcgcgtgcaagcagttgcccCCGACGACACTtgggtccactgcagcatccaccgagaggctcttgctgccaagggaatgcctgacagcttgaaagacgttttggacaccacagtgaaaatggttaactttgttaaagcaaggtccctgaactcttgtgtattttctgcattatgcaatgatatgggcagcaaccatgtaacgcttttacaacagaaatgcgctggttatcaaggggcaaagtattgacacatttttttttttttaattgagagacgagcttaaagttctgtttactgaccatcatttgcACTTGTCtcgaccgcttgcatgatgacgagttctcacacgactggcctttcTGGGTAaagttttttctcgcctgaatgatctgaatctaggatgacaactatattcaatgtgctggacaaaattgaggctagattaagaagttggagctcttctctgtctgcattaacaaggacaacacacaggtctttccatcattgtatgatttttgtgtgcaaatgaacaagtttacggacaatgtcaactgtgatatagcgaagcacctgagttggGTGCGGAATttcgcaggtactttcccaaacggatgacacaaacaactggattctttATCccttttcatgccctgcctccagtccacttaccgatatctgaataagagagcctcatcgaaattgcaacaagcggttctgtgaaaatttaatttaatcagaagccactgccagatttctggattgggctgcgctcaagagtatcctgccttggcaaatcgcgctgttaagacactgatgccctttgcaaccacgtacctatgtgagagtggattctcggccctcactagcatgaacactaaatacaggcacagactgtgtgtggaaaatgatttaagacagactctctccaatacaacccaccaTAACAGAGTTATGtgcaagcacacccttctcattaacctgcgTTGAGTTAGTCACCATTTTTGATGaccaaataaagttttatatgtaagataatataataataatttatttttatttagctatgattattattatattattaatttgtgccctggtcctataagagctctttgtcacttcccacgagctgggttgtgacaaaaaatcactcattcttatgtttaataaatgtattgtatagtgtgtgtgtggcaggcttacaatgatggcaaaaaacaacatttgagagtgcgctgaccctggtgctagaggggatacgcagctggaggttgaatgttttaaGGGGTACGGGTCTataaaaaaagtttgggaaccactgctctaatcaatctgacatcaatgcaaatgtgtccaaaatcaaatcaaacactttatgagagcccatgagctcatgttgagcaacatttctataggctctGCAATATGCTTGAGAAAAaggagtgatggcctctattaaaaagaggaggattccatcagctttctataggctaggcctactatttaTTTCTCTCAACAttgctaatattaagcacattgcttctctttacaactggagtatagcctacctggctggcatgaaaattaaccatGGGAAAAGCATCTTCCATTCGCTATTTATTTTTCTGCTGcatgtttcgagacaggtgcatgataatggtccattctaaaacAAAACAtattccattctaaatcaaaacaaatttcacatatattatttagaatatgtaaagacaagattaaaatcaagaatagtgtgacaatattagcctatcacttgtgcatgatgcccagcttaaggcaagaaatcatagtcgcacacctcatgtagcctagcccataggcctatatgttttgataaggctTGCATCAAatctaaagtggccaaataacttcttaaaatgaagcacattaatccgctttacaactggtgtagagcctaactggcatacatgcGCACCGTGCgaatttcaagtttggggaagataattttcaccataaaaatgcacctttataattaaagcataatcacatttgtgctaatggaacatttgcacttgtagcctactgccgtgtgcgcattgctACGCTTATAATATGAAG
Above is a window of Salmo salar chromosome ssa03, Ssal_v3.1, whole genome shotgun sequence DNA encoding:
- the LOC106599735 gene encoding LOW QUALITY PROTEIN: receptor-interacting serine/threonine-protein kinase 1 (The sequence of the model RefSeq protein was modified relative to this genomic sequence to represent the inferred CDS: inserted 1 base in 1 codon); translated protein: MAAVQDSIYMKSSDLIKKEPLDYGGFGTVYLCYHKTLGQVVLKTVYTGPPRNEGNKQSLREEGSLMTRLNHERVVKLLGVILEDGDYSLVMELIPKGNLLAMLDQVSVPISIKGRIILEILEGMVYLMKNRVIHKDLKPENILVDKDFHIKIADLGLATCQTWSRLTKEESRRQSRLGRMGAGGGGGRAAGTLCYMAPEHLDSIHTRSSEKSDIYSFXIVVWVILTAREPFENARSEDHICQCVRNGDRPDEYLIPDDTPVEIIELMKRCWHQEPEQRPTFGEGYNVFLPVYREKLEPDVERDSLGLRDLYEGPEELVEKMKSLSMPPESLTADRPAPLLSSDSAGAVRIEAGPVEASIEDLNLFLPYEPSLIQPDARALGPISTPSGMELKLVSKLAQELEYHNFGSYCRMDQPEFSPYPHPASPQRLSSQDLTSTRGLPDLRPSQPPVSSVQSWTKTQAVQPSSVEMDPLLHLSDLGLYESAAPSITTTPRHQLSSHIPESTSSPSLSQGKYSPQQQYPYAQYDRLQSWPAYPVPESAAPDLTAGLRLNSGAKVGPPQDPAGLFIQNASGIQIGSNNTLSIRGHESYNSLTSSLSNGANSLSLLKENLQMYEDQAVTEEHLDLLRDNIGKDWKRCARRLGLSEVEVETIDHDYQRDGLPEKVHQMLERWRMKEGCVGCTVGRLCRALENCVKVDLLKRLLHSSGTNSSL